The following are encoded together in the Lactuca sativa cultivar Salinas chromosome 1, Lsat_Salinas_v11, whole genome shotgun sequence genome:
- the LOC111891319 gene encoding uncharacterized protein LOC111891319, producing the protein MAWTSPEEAMPWVGLYICAASLVCTLAMAADVYRGFRQRKLWFPCRFFTINSASVTLIAISTKLPVDLSADMSDDFQEILAKSVSIIFLFTMLANFLASLGLMNDKELLLNTVALSSRRVLQQRYKELHSLASNHEQINFSYKEIEHKVKKYWMMAESGNPQFAIACSPVSSTFGVLCSLFSYIPFIILRFFRSDIQKDVSDYKWSIKLIVYLQLTGTLVGSIAPIFRCLTATSHFNPSMKWSMHHLNVFHVEKHWIQRLQHWKHSHVPSYLPSRHCKKVFRNIRNIILNFCIVLQIMVVVICKTICLIPISFLILFSYCYHFAKSSLKWFKEEPSPSNSNVISDMEEYTDYVLQIEQDAKLSKRLLRNALNSITRLLQESEKKEPRNLMKLLEKSTGFNGVVEFDNDRVPPLHPEEIQNCWSLVAVTLTAIALALPNIANGQIKGLLDSMREGLQFVRHIEERLNTNGELVKARKAARHVWTDVEVYCKWLQIDLQKRARKGETSQKILECLGGEAVSIVIQFKARKNVTLDHSLCKFIAASSMYRISQTILLLCNEQKNWPTDEELFDLISTRYSNSQLELDIVGYFLAIHETILPLRKIE; encoded by the exons ATGGCATGGACATCTCCAGAAGAAGCCATGCCTTGGGTGGGATTGTATATTTGTGCAGCATCTCTGGTTTGCACTCTAGCAATGGCAGCCGATGTCTACCGAGGCTTTCGACAACGGAAGCTCTGGTTCCCATGCAgatttttcaccatcaattctgcTTCCGTTACACTGATAGCAATATCAACAAAGCTACCAGTGGATCTGAGCGCCGACATGTCTGATGACTTTCAGGAGATTCTAGCAAAGAGTGTCAGCATCATTTTCTTGTTCACCATGTTAGCCAACTTTCTCGCATCTTTAGGGCTTATGAATGACAAGGAACTTCTGCTGAATACGGTGGCCTTGT CATCTAGAAGAGTTTTACAACAACGGTACAAGGAGTTGCACAGTTTGGCTTCTAATCATGAACAGATAAACTTCTCCTACAAGGAAATCGAACATAAGGTTAAAAAGTATTGGATGATGGCAGAGAGTGGTAACCCCCAATTTGCAATTGCTTGTTCACCAGTTTCTTCTACTTTTGGGGTTCTATGCTCACTCTTTTCTTACATTCCATTCATtattttgcgtttttttagatcaGATATTCAGAAAGATGTATCGGATTATAAGTGGTcgatcaaattaattgtttacTTGCAACTAACTGGGACATTAGTTGGTAGTATAGCACCTATTTTCAGATGTTTGACTGCCACCAGTCACTTCAACCCCTCCATGAAATGGAGCATGCACCATCTAAACGTGTTCCATGTTGAGAAGCATTGGATTCAAAGGCTTCAGCATTGGAAACACAGCCATGTCCCTTCATATCTCCCAAGCCGCCATTGCAAGAAAGTTTTCCGCAACATCAGAAATATAATTTTGAACTTTTGTATAGTGCTTCAGATAATGGTCGTGGTTATATGTAAAACAATATGTCTCATTCCCATATCTTTTCTGATCTTATTCTCTTATTGTTACCACTTCGCCAAGTCTTCCTTGAAGTGGTTCAAGGAAGAACCAAGTCCATCTAATAGCAATGTGATATCCGATATGGAAGAATATACCGATTACGTCCTGCAAATCGAACAGGATGCGAAGCTTTCAAAGAGATTATTACGAAATGCACTCAACTCTATAACTCGACTTCTTCAAGAGTCTGAAAAGAAAGAGCCAAGGAATCTTATGAAGCTTCTCGAGAAATCTACTGGATTCAATGGAGTAGTAGAATTCGACAATGACCGAGTTCCACCTTTACATCCAGAAGAAATACAGAATTGCTGGAGCCTAGTAGCAGTGACATTAACTGCCATTGCACTTGCTCTTCCCAACATTGCAAATGGCCAAATCAAGGGTTTGCTTGACAGCATGAGGGAAGGTCTCCAATTTGTAAGACATATCGAAGAACGCCTGAATACAAATGGTGAGTTGGTAAAGGCAAGAAAAGCAGCTAGACATGTGTGGACGGATGTTGAAGTATACTGCAAGTGGCTACAAATTGATCTTCAAAAGAGGGCTCGTAAAGGAGAAACATCACAGAAAATTCTTGAATGTTTGGGTGGTGAAGCAGTAAGTATTGTGATACAGTTCAAGGCAAGGAAAAATGTAACTCTGGATCACTCACTCTGTAAATTCATTGCTGCAAGTTCTATGTACAGGATCAGCCAAACCATATTGCTTCTCTGCAATGAGCAAAAGAATTGGCCAACAGATGAGGAGCTTTTTGATTTGATATCAACCCGATATTCTAATTCACAACTAGAACTCGACATAGTAGGTTACTTCTTGGCAATCCATGAAACAATATTACCACTAAGAAAGATAGAATAA